AAGCGGTAAAAGAAGATTCCTCTAAACTCATCCAAAAATCAGCTTCATTGTCTTCCAAAGATAATATATCCGACTGAAGTTTGGATAGGTATTCTTCTTTGGAGAGAAAACCGGAGTGGTAGAGGAAGTAAGCATCGTAAAAACTGGTGAATCCTTCAGCAATCCATAATTCACGCGTTAGGTTAGGTTTTTGGTAGTCAAAGGGACCAAGTGCGATGGGTCGGATCCGTTTGATATTCCAAAGGTGGAAATATTCATGAGATAAAAGTTCGAGTAACTTTTTATATTCTTCCTCATCAAAAATGAGTTCTGGATTGAAGTAATTGATGCTGGACGCTCTATGTTCCAACCCACCATACGCAGGCAAACTCAAATTGAGAACAAATAAATAATATGGATTGGGTGAGTCCATCATCCAATCTATTTGTGTTTCGGTAATTCGTTTTAAGTCTTGGGCCAGTTTTGTTTTGAAATCGAAGTTTACATCGCCTTCCACAAGTAATTCATGTTTGGTGGTTCCGGCTGTAAAAAATACCGAATTTTGTTTGCTTAAGTGGAACGGGGAATCAAATAGTTCATCAAAATTTTCTGCAAAAAACAAATGATTGTCTTCTTCACTCCGAGTTAAACTCGAATATACATAAGGGAAATGATTGGAAACTTGAAACTGAATCGTAGAAGGTTGTTCTAGTTTTCCCTCTGGGTATAAAAATAATGCAGGGGGGTTGATAAATCCAAACTCAGTTTCTAAATAATTTGTCCTTACTGTAAAGTCTTCAAAAGCATAAATGATATAGGAGATTTCGAATTCGGAGGGTAAATTTTTTAATTTCCAACGGTGTAAATCCACCATTTCCCAAGGGACTATTTCGCCAGTATTCAAGTTTTTTACTGCGAATTTATGTAGGTGGGTTCCATAGTCTCGGATCATGTAAGAACCGGGGGTCCAACTGGGCAAACAAAAGTTCATCTCCGATTGGTCTGTTTTGACACGGAGCCTAACTTGAAAATAATGTTTGAAGAGGTCAAATAGGGAGACTTCAAAATCCAGCTGGAGCGAGTTAGACTGGTCAGGCCTGTCTATGGTTTTTTCCTCTTGTTCTTTTGCCATGGTTACACTATCTTCTTTTATTTTTAGTTTTGATCAAATGTTTTCTTGACGTTTTTTCTTTATAGTACTAGAAAAGGCATAGCTAAGGTATGAGCAAAGGAGGTGGTCTAATTGGATAGTAGTTGTTACAACACAAGATTTTTGACTCGCGAGGTGGCTGGGCAATAACGCCTCTAGCTTTGTTGCAAAACCGACCAGACACAGTCTTTCCAAGTTCCGAATGGGTGGTCTCCTTTGGGCTTTTAGCAGTCGCTTGGAAAGATTCCTTTTACTTATTTTCTACCTATAAATGGAATTTTAATAAAATTTCCGATAACTTTGAACTAATCCCTGTCATGCGGAGTGAGTTTGCAGACATTGTTTCCGATTGTTCAGATAAAATTTGCGAACCATTGGAAATGTTGATGGTCATGTTTGATAGTTCGAAGGTGGCTCTTTTTTGTTCTTCAGTGGATTGTTGGATGGATTCCACAAGGGAAGTGATTTCTTCAATTTCTACATAAATTTGGTCAGTTCTCGTTTTTTGGTCTTGGATGAGAGGAACAATGTCTTTCGCTTTTTCAAAGATAACAGAAACCTCCTTGATAATCTCTCGGAGTAAATCGATGAGTTTTGTAACTTGTGTTCCTCCATTTTGGATGGAATCTAAAGCCTCTTCCGAGAGTGTATTGATTTGCGATACCGATTCTGCTGCTTGGGAAGCCAGTTTGGAAATTTCTTCGGCCACAACGGCAAACCCGCGACCCGATTCTCCAGCTCGTGCGGCTTCAATTGCTGCGTTTAACGCAAGCAAGCTGGTCTTTTCTGAAATATTGGAAATAACATCCGAAAATTCGGTGATGGCTAAAGACTTCTCTTGGATCTCTTCAATGGCTTTAGAAGTCAGTCCTGCCATATTCCTTCCTTCTTCCGCTTTTTGATTGGCTCCTACCGCAATTTCTCCAAAGGATTCCACTTCTGTTGTGATTTTTTGAACAAGATTTTGGATGGCATGAAGTGAGGTATGAATGGATTTAGAATTGTTAACTGCCTGTTCTACATTGGCATTGATGGTTTCGGAAGATGCGTTGAGTTCTTCAACGGTGGCACTTGCTTCTTCGGAGGAAGCGGCTTGGCTTTGGGCCAAATCAGAAAGCTCAATGATTGTGTTCTCCATAAATCGAGAGGTATCTGTTAAGTCCGATCCAGAAGTTTGAGCTACACTTAGGATATGTCGAATGTTTGTTACCATGGCTACAACAGCTTCTACAAGGTGACCAATTTCATCTTTATTTTCGTCTACAATTTCTTTCGATAAATTGCCGTTAGCTGCATCCTTTGTAAATCCAATCAAAGATTGTAACCTTCTATCCACTAGATTCCGAAAGATCATCATATTGGCTAAAGTGGAAAAAAGAATACCAGTGATTCCAAGTCCTAAAGCGATCCAAAAAATAAATTGTATTTCGCTCGTGATTTTCCCTTGCGGATAAGAAACTCGAAGTGTCCAGGGTGCTGTGTTTTCAACCAGTTGGATGGGCAAACTCACATGGAAGTATTCGGAATCGGAATAAGTTTGTCTTTGTTTGGTAGACATGGCTAAATTAATATATTTGTCTTCCTCATCCTTCCATATCACATCCTTTTTGTCTGGATGAAGTCCGTTGAAAAGTACGTAACCATTACTGGCAACAAGGGTGATCTTTACAGTTCCCTCTAAAATTTTTAAGTTATGAAGATAGGTGCGGATGGTTTCTAAAGAAAGATCAGCCCCGGCAATTCCTATAAAGTTTTGATTCCGAATCACCGGATAAACCAGAGAAATCATAGTCACATCTTTCCCATCGACTTTATAATCAAAGGGTGGGATGAGTTCGACTTTTTTGTTTTTTTTGGGGAGTTGGTAAAAGTCAGACTCAGGAAGATCAAACCCAACCACGGGTTCTATAATAATTTTGCCATTTGATTTTACAGAATAAGGGATAAACCTGCCCGAATTATCATGGTACTTCGTATTGCGGTAGTTAGAGTCCTTTCCATCAAAAGCATTTGATTCAAATACTACGTAAGTGCCTAAGATAGATTCGTTAGAGGCAGTCATTACATTTAAAATTTGGAAAACTCGCTCTCGGTCGAGAAGGTTTGGTTCTTGTAGAATTTGTTTCAGTAGATAGGCTTCGCCCAGTGGGGCTGATAAATAGTCTCCCACATCGAGAGAAATTTTATCTGCAAGGACAGATATATTTTCTAGTGCGTCTTCTTTTGCATTTTTATATATGACATAAGAAATCAGTGTGAGGATTACTCCGAGTGAAAAAAGGGTAATAACTGCCGAACCAAAGGCTAACTTCTGTTTAATGCTCATTCTTTTGGATTTATATTCCTAAGTGAATGTTACCTTATGTAATCGAGTGGTTTTCTCAACTCATTTCTAAAAGGTCCTTTAGTTTTTCTGGATACTGGCTTACTCCTAACAAATTCCCATCACTATCCAAAAAGTATGCAGTGTATTCGGTTTGGTTTTGGATTTTTACTTGGTTTAAAAACTGGATCCATTCGGATCGATCTCTTTCCGAAAAAGAAAAAACAAGAGCGCGGGGGGACTGTTTCTCTCCTTCTTCTAACATAAGAATGATCGGACCGAACCCAATCCAAAGGGAACGGATTTCTCCCGATTCGTAATAGAATTCCTGAATTTTTTTCGAACCAGGAATTTTGAGGTAAAATTTGGCTAAATGGGAAGGGTGGGGCGTACCTATGGCAATGTGGTGGATCATTTTTTTGTTTTCAAATCCCTTTCTAAAAAAGAAGCTATCATGAAATCTATGTATCGGAGTTTTTCATGAAAAAATCCCTCATTTTGGCGCTCGCTCTCGGGCTTTTCTTGGCTAATTGTAAATCCAAAGTGTATACCCAAGAAGAGTGTGAGTCGGCTCTCGCTGGAACATTCGTTCAAATCGAAGAAGAAGCAAAAAAGAATCCAGCTGCAGCACCAGTTCTCGCAGGATTACAACAAGGTAAACAAAAAATGATCGATCAGTGTATGGAAGGAAAATTTGATCCTAACTGCTTGAAAAATGCTCCAGGTTTCGCTGGCATTATGGGTTGCGTAAAAAAATAATTCTACTAATCCTACCGGGGATTCGCATTCCCGGTTTTTGTTTCACCCTCAAAACTTTCAAATCCCCCAGGTTCTGCATAACATCCGTGAGTCCGATAAGGACCATCTTCAAAAAACCGAATTTCCTGCGCATATCGTTTCCCTTCTCTTAAACATTGTTTGCAGATAAAAGGCCGAATTGCCCAGTCTTCACATTCTTCAGGCCGAAAACTTGGGAACACTCGAAGAAAGGGTTTGGATAGTTCTTCCGCAGGCTCTGCCCAAAGGACAAAACCAAAAAATACAATGGTTCCCAAAGTCAAAGTTAGTCTCATTCAATAAAACTATCGGGATTTCCTGCGTTTTTCAGGATGGGCCTGTGAGAGAAAATGCGAGTACAGAATGGAAAGGGGTAGTGCTTGTTCTTATGGGGGCATTATTATTTAGCGCGAAGGCAGTCATTGTAAAGTTGACCTACCGGTATGAAATTTCAGCCATTGGATCGCTTTTCTTTCGGATGTTGTTCGCCTTTCCTTTTTTGGCCTGGATTGCTTGGAAGGCAGAAAGGGAAGAAGGGAAAACCAAACTTACCAAAAAAGACGTGATCCATCTTCTCCTTATGGGGGTCGTGGGATATTACTTGGCTAGCCTTTTTGATTTTCTCGGACTTAAATACATTAGTGCAGGCCTAGAACGGATTATCCTTTTTATCTACCCCACCCTTGTTGTGATTTTATCTTTCCTATTTTTAAAAAAGAAAATCCATATCCGAGAAGTGTTTTCTCTCGTTCTGACATATACCGGTGTTTTTTTAGCCTATGGACAAGATGTCCAGCTGGGTTCTGCTAAAGAAGTGAGTTTAGGAGCATTTTTTATTTTACTTTCTGCTCTTACTTACGCTATTTATTTGATGGGAAGTGGGTCCATCATCCCAAAGTTAGGTGCAAAAAAATATACTGCTTGGGCTTTGATTATTTCTTCTTTTGCCGTATACATCCATTTTGCAATATTTGGAACTTATAAGGAACTCATCCAACCATTCTCTTTTTATGCCCTTGCTTTTATTATGGGGACAGTGAATACAGTAGTCCCAGCCATTTTTGTTTCCGAAGGGATCAAACGAGTTGGTAGCAAAACAGCCGCTATAGTGGGTTCTGTTGGACCAATGTCGACTCTTTTTTTGGCATATTGGTTACTAGATGAACCGATAACAATACTACATAGCATTGGTACTTTATTCGTACTCACTGGAGTTTTTTGGATTAGTACTGCAAAAAAAGCAAAAGAAGTGTCTGTTTAGGAAAGAATTTTTCTTTCCAATTGTTGATAATTGGTAGAGAATCAAAGGTCTATATGAATTTAAGAAACCTGCTGTTTGTACTCGTATTTGTCACAACAGTGTCGCAAAGCGAACTGCATGCTCAATTTACTTGTGAAGGATCAGCCTGTAGCTTTTTACCCCCAATACTTACGGAAGCAGGGAACGGTTCCCTTCGAAAATTTGAAACGGGATATTTAAATGAAGTACTTAAAACCAATTTAGAAGCAGGTTTTCTTGCTAACGTTGGTGCCAGTAATATCGGAACCGGTATGGTGCGGCGCATTCAATTCGGTATCAGTACCTCTGCTGCTGGATACAAAAAAGACGATATCCAAATCCAAGATAATTATATCAAATACCCAAAACTTCCGAACGTAGGTGGTGCAGCAATTCCTTCCTTCCATTTGGATATCAATCCTGGATGGTTACTCGGAACCTCAGAAGGTGGTTACATCCGCCGGATGGGAATTTTTCTTCATGGTATGAACGTTGCCATTTCGGAAGACCAAATTCAGTCTGCGTCCAATAACAAAAATTACGAAGGCCGTATCGCCGTACGGTCGTATGGTGGAATGATACGTTACCAATTGGTTGAGAAAGAAGGTTTTTTAATGAACCTAATCACCTGGAACGGAATCAACGTAGGTGTGGGCCATCATGTGATGGAACAAAACATGAGTCTAAGTTATTTAGAAGGAAAAGCCGCCCAAATTGAATTCCAAGGTGTGAAAGGAAAATGGGGAGGAGATACCAACTTTGCTTTTAACACCAAAGTTCAAACCACCAATGTTGATTTACGAACTGGGCTTGGACTCTTTTGGATCGCGAACGTGATTGTGGGTGGGGGATATAGTTGGAACTCTGGGAGTAACTCAGCTTCACTTTCTAGACGAGGCCCATTCCTCATCAACTCCAATGAAGCCCAACCTTTGGAATTGCCTCGGGAATACCAATCCGCTATTGACAAAGAACTATTGGCACAAAATCCGAATGCGACGCTTGGTTTTAAAGCAAGTAGCGAATCTAACTCCAAACGCGGAGTTGGGTACGGGATTGTTGGATTAGAATTTGATTTGTTTCTCTTAAAGGTCATTGCAGAAGGCTTGTACGGTGGAAAGGACTTGTACTCTGCCAATCTGGGAGTCAAACTCTCTTTTTAGGAAAACTTCGGGGAAATCCATAAAACCTTGCCGTACGGATTGCGGAATTTAGCTTACGTCTTAGGTCTAAGTTTCAATGAAGTTATACAAACGCTATGCAAGGGCATTCACTCTCGCCTCCCAAGTTTTTTCCTTGGGAATTGTGGTTCCAATCGGAATTGCATTAATTCTATTCTATGTCGATTTAAGTCATAATCAGATAAAAACTTTCATTGGTGCCACCATTGCGGCGGCCCTTGTGAGTTTGCTCATCCCTTCACTCATCTTTCCTAAAAAACTAAAGGCCATCAAAAAGGGGTTGGTTGAGCTCGAGTCCCAAACGGAGAAGGATCCTAAAACCTACGTTGCCGTTTGGAACCTAATTGCAAAGATGCCTGTGATTGGTGCTCTCGTGGGAAGTTCCCAGTGGGCGTTAGCTCTTCCTATCGTTATTGGTCCTCTTCTTTACCTTCCCGAAACTAGTAAGTCGGATTCGTTTTATATCGTTTGCGTCCTCATTCTAACAGCACTTCTCAACGTTGTGTTTTCTTTTATCCTATTGGAAAAAGCATCTCATTTGGTTTTGGAAGATGATATTTTTCAAGCAGAACTAAAAGAAAGAATTTCTCCTTATTATAGAAACTTAAGAAATACGGTTCCTATTATATTTTCGCTTATGGTCATGGTGCTTTCCATTTTCCTATTGATTTATGCATTCAATGTCAATGCCAAGTCTTTGGAAAAAGCCTTTTCGAATCAGTTGTATAACTTCAATCAAAGTAACGAAGCCGGAATCAATGTTTATTTTGAGTCAGTAGAAACCAATTTGAAAGAAGTGGTTTCCTTACCTGTCATTAGGGCTGCCCTCGAAACCAAAAATTACAAACAAGCAGAACCGTTGCTTTCGAAAGTACTCGGGGACTCTCAATTACTTTTGGAAAATGCTTTTATTGCTTCCTTCGCCGAGGGAGTGCCCATTGTTGCCTCTGGACTTCCCAATGGAGCAAGCATAGGTTATTCCTTAGCTTCTAACCCAGATGTATTGGAGAATATCAATGCCACTAAGGAAGGCAAAAGCCATGTTGGCATTGCTGTAAAATCTCCATTTAAAGGCGATATCGTGATTATGGTGACAAGTCCTGTAAAGAGTGCCAATGGAACCGTCATTGGTATGGTGGGAATGCCGTTTCTTGTTGGGAAGGCAATGGAATCTTTTCTGAAAAACGTAAAGATTGGAACCACTGGGTATTCTTTCCTACTCGATAGGAAATCAACTATGGTTTACCATCCCAATCCGAAGTATTTAATGAATAGCTTTAAAGGTTCTGAATTTGAAACTTTGGCAAAAAATGCCGGAGAAACGGATTCCTTTCGTAATCCTTGGGAGGGATCTACCTTCCTGCTACGAAGAAAGGTCAGTGAAAAGTATGGCCTTCAGTTTTTTTCCACAATTGATTTAAAAGAAATTGAGGTGGAGAGTCTCTCTTCTCTAAGGGGCCTAACAGTAATTAGTATTATTGGAGCAGCACTCATTGCATTAGCAATTTATCTTTTATTTACTGCTAGATTCAAACCAATGAAAACCATTGGAAAGATCCTACAAGACATCGAAATTGGGGACCTACGCCACAACGCGAAAATGGAGTCCTCCGATGAGTTTGCAAGACTTGCTCGGGGTTTAAACGCTACGTTAAAACAAATTTCAGAAGTGGTAGGATCCAATCAGGCGTTTTCAGAAGATCTGGCATCTTCCGCAGAACAAATGTCAGCTTCACTTAACATGTTGTCTTCCAATGCCCAAACGCAGGCTGCTTCCGCAGAAGAAATTTCTGCTTCTATCGAGGAAATTTCGGCAGCTGTCCAAAATGTAGATGCACAAGCAGAAGACCAATTCCGCAAAGTTGATTTTTTGAAATTAAAAATGGCGGAGCTTTCCAGTTTGATTGAAGCGACGGGAAGGCAAGTAGGGAAGGCATCTAAGGATGTAACACTGATTTCGGAAGAGGCAAGGTCGGGCCAAGCTTCTTTGGACTCGATGAGAAATTCTATCACCAAAATCAGCAATAGTTCTGAAGAAATTGGAAGTGTGATTGAAATTATCAACAATATCTCTGAACAAATCAACTTACTAGCGTTAAATGCTGCTATTGAGGCGGCCCGAGCCGGTGTTTATGGACGGGGATTTGCCGTGGTTGCCGATGAAATTGGAAAGTTGGCAGAAAAAACTGCGATGTCTATCGGTGATATTGGAGAACTCATCCAAGCCAATGAAAAGGAGATTGAGAATGGTCGAGAGAACATTGAAACTACCATTTCTCTCATCCAACGGATCATCCAAGGAGTTAGTTCCTTCAATGAGATGACAGATACCATTGAAGCCAGTACCAAGGACCAACTCATTATCAACCAAAAGGTAGGCGAAGAGGTCGACAAGGTAAACCAGATCAGCCAAGCCATCCGTTTGTCCATGGAAGAGCAGAAAAATGCAATCGGAGAAGTGGCACAGGCTATCTTCAGTATCAACGATTTGACCCAAGGGACCGCCGCTGGGCTCGAAGAGATGACTGCCACCTCCAACGGGATTGCAAATTTAGCAGAAACCCTAAAAAGAAAAATCAACTTTTTCAAAATCTCCTAAATTCTTGCATATTTTGCTTGCCGGGATCTACATATCAAGATTTCTTGATATGTAGATATCTTGGATATGGCAATAGAAACCCTTCCCCAGTCTAGGCCCTCTGGCCACCTGCTTTCCGCAACCAAAGCCATATCCGATGAAACGCGGATTCGGATCCTCCATATCCTCAGTTTTGGTGCCTTTTCTGTGAATGAAGTGGTAGAAATTTTGGGTATGGGACAGTCTCGGATCTCTCGTCATTTGAAGATACTCACTGAGGCTGGACTTATTGGATCTCGTCGGGAAGGAAGCCTTGTTTATAGTTTCCTTCCTGAGGAAGAAGATACAGAACTTAAATTTCCACTCGAACTCACCAAATTATTGTTATCTTATAAAGAAGACCTGCCCTCAAGGGAAAGGGACCAAAGAATGGTCCACCAAATCCTGGAAACTCGGGAACGAAAATCAAAATCCTTTTTTGATGGAGTTGCCGAAAGTTGGGAAAAATTACAAGAAGAGACACTACATCCCAAACTCTACCGGTCTTGGATTTTACAGGAGCTCCCTCTTTGCGAAAATATTTTGGATTTGGGTTGTGGGCCTGGCGGGCTTATCCCTTTTCTTTTGAACAAAGCCAAACATGTTACAGGAGTGGACAACTCCTCTAAAATGATTGAAAGTGCTTCGTCTCATTATGGAAAAAATCCTAGTGTGAGTTTGATTCAAACTCCTATGGAGCATTTACCTTTGGCAACTCACTCCTGTGATGCGGTTGTTGCTTCTATGGTAATGCATCATATTTCACACCCACCTACTGTACTTGAAGAAGTGGCACGAGTTCTAAAACCAGGTGGAGTTTTGTGTATTGTTGATTTAGGAAAACACAACGCAGAGTATATGCGTGATAATTTTGCGGACCTTTGGCTTGGATTTGAACCAGAGTTATTTGAATCTTGGTTGTCCAATGCAGGTTTTCGCGTGGGCTCTATGAATGAGATCCAAACAGAATCTAGTTTTAAAATTTTAACTATCAAAGCAACAAAAGAAGAAGGAGGACAATATGTCCACAGCAACTGAAACAAAAACAGAAAGATTGCCATTTAAAGTGAAGGATATCTCTCTTGCAGAATGGGGAAGAGAAGAGATCATTTTGGCAGAAAAAGAAATGCCGGGCCTTATGGCTCTTCGTAAAGAATTCGGAACTTCTAAGCCACTCAAAGGTGCTAGAATTTGTGGATCTCTTCACATGACAATCCAAACAGCGGTTCTAATTGAAACCTTGGCTGCATTAGGTGCTGACATTCGTTGGTCCTCTTGTAACATTTTTTCAACACAAGACCACGCTGCCGCTGCGATTGCAAAAGCAGGAATCCCTGTATTTGCATGGAAAGGCGAATCAGAAGAAGAATACTGGTGGTGTATTGAACAAACACTATTTTTTGACGGTGGCAAAGGACCAAACATGATCCTTGATGACGGTCATGATCTAACTCACTACATCCATGAAAAATACCCACAACTTCTTGCAGACATCAAAGGTGTTTCTGAAGAAACAACTACAGGTGTGATCGCACTTCATAAAAAATTGAAAGCGGGAACTCTTAAAATCCCTGCAATCAACGTAAATGACTCTGTAACAAAATCTAAGTTTGATAACCTCTACGGTTGCCGTGAGTCACTTGCTGACGGAATCAAACGCGCAACAGACGTGATGCTTGCTGGTAAAGTAGCACTTGTTTGTGGATACGGTGACGTAGGAAAAGGTTCTGCAGCATCTCTTCGTAACTTCGGTGCACGAGTGATTGTTACTGAAATCGATCCAATTTGTGCTCTTCAAGCAGTAATGGAAGGATACCAAGTTCTTCGTGTAGAAGATGCAATTGAAAATGCAGACATCATTGTAACGGCAACGGGAAATGATGACATCATCACACTTGAAAACATGAAAGCGATGAAAGACGGTGCGATTCTTTGTAACATCGGGCACTTTGATACAGAAATCCAAATGTCTCGTTTGAATTCTGAAAAAGGTGTGATCAAAAAAGAAATCAAACCTCAGGTTGATAAATACACTTTCCCTAACGGTAGATCCATTATCGTTCTTGCAGAAGGTCGATTGGTAAACCTTGGTTGCGCTACTGGTCACCCATCGTTTGTAATGTCTAGTTCTTTCACTAACCAAGTTTTGGCACAGATCGAACTCTATACTACAAAATATGAATTGGGCGTACATCGTCTTCCAAAACACTTGGATGAAAAAGTGGCAGCACTTCATTTAGAACAGTTAGGAGTTCGTTTAACAAAACTAACTCAAAAACAAGCTGATTACATCAGCGTTCCACTCGAAGGTCCATACAAACCTGACCACTACCGATACTAAAAAAATCGCCCTTTTTGGTGGAATCCAAAAGGGGCAATGGAGTTTCTCATGGCTTATGTTGTAACTGAAATTTGCGTTGATTGTAAATACACGAGTTGTGCAGCAGTTTGTCCGGTGGAAGCTTTTCATGAAGCTCCGGACACTTTGTACATTGATCCGGACACTTGTATTGATTGTAATGCTTGTCAATACGAATGTCCAATTGATGCGATTTTCCCGGACTATGATGTTCCGGAAAAACACAAACCTTCTATCGAAGTAAACGCAAAAGAAGCAAACAAATTCCCGGTAATTGTGACTACAAAACCACCCCTCAAAGGTGCGAAGTGTTCCGATTCGAGTAAATAAATGAATTAGGGGTGTATGGCTTAGGCCCTGCACCCTTTTACTATATACTAATATAATTATATGAAATTTGAATATACCAATCCTTCCTCCAAATCCCTTTTAAAACTAATTAATGAGAGAATTCTCGTTTTAGATGGTGCTATGGGCACCATGATCCAAAGACATTCTTTGGAAGAAGATGACTTCCGTGGAGATCGTTTTAAGGATTGGCCAGTTTCCATCAAAGGGAATAACGATGTTTTGGCGATCACCCGCCCTGATATCATTGAATCGGTCCACTTGGAATACCTAGAAGCTGGTGCCGATATCATTGAAACCAATACTTTTAGTTCGAATATTGTCTCCCAGGCGGACTACCAAATGGAGTCAGCGGTTCGGGATCTAAATCTTGCGGCCGTGACCTGTGCTAAAAATGCAGTAGCTAAGTATAAAGCAAAAACTGGGAAAGAAGATGTGTTCATTGCAGGTTCCATTGGACCGACAGTAAAAACTGCTTCGCTCTCTCCGGATGTTAACAATCCTGCATTCCGCGCTGTCACCTTTGATGAGTTAGTGGATTGTTTTTATGAACAAGTTTCGGCACTCCTAGATGGGGGTGTAGATTTACTTTTACCAGAAACCAATATTGATACTTTAAATCTTAAGGCTTGTATTTTTGCGATTGAGAAGGTGTTCGAAGAACGTAAAATTCGTATCCCCGTTGTGCTTTCGGTGACGATTACCGATGCCTCTGGTAGAACACTTTCCGGCCAAACGGGCGAAGCGTTTTATATATCGATCAAACATGCCAAAGCTCTCGCTGTTGGAATCAACTGTGCGCTCGGTGCCGGTGAGATGCGTCCTTATATCGAAGAACTTTCTCGTGTAGCCGAAGGTTATGTGTCTTGTTATCCGAATGCAGGGCTTCCCAATGCCTTTGGTGGGTACGACCAAACGCCAGAAGAGTTTGGTGGTTGGATGAAAAACTTTGCAGAAGCAGGTTTTTTAAACATCGTCGGTGGATGTTGCGGAACTACACCAGATCATATACGAGCTGCCAAAGAAGCAGTCTCTAACATTGCTCCCCGCCCTTTAAGGGAACAACCGAAACTAAGTACTTTTGCAGGGCTTGAACCTTTAAAACTTACTAAAGACCAAGGGTTTAT
The sequence above is drawn from the Leptospira wolbachii serovar Codice str. CDC genome and encodes:
- a CDS encoding methyl-accepting chemotaxis protein codes for the protein MKLYKRYARAFTLASQVFSLGIVVPIGIALILFYVDLSHNQIKTFIGATIAAALVSLLIPSLIFPKKLKAIKKGLVELESQTEKDPKTYVAVWNLIAKMPVIGALVGSSQWALALPIVIGPLLYLPETSKSDSFYIVCVLILTALLNVVFSFILLEKASHLVLEDDIFQAELKERISPYYRNLRNTVPIIFSLMVMVLSIFLLIYAFNVNAKSLEKAFSNQLYNFNQSNEAGINVYFESVETNLKEVVSLPVIRAALETKNYKQAEPLLSKVLGDSQLLLENAFIASFAEGVPIVASGLPNGASIGYSLASNPDVLENINATKEGKSHVGIAVKSPFKGDIVIMVTSPVKSANGTVIGMVGMPFLVGKAMESFLKNVKIGTTGYSFLLDRKSTMVYHPNPKYLMNSFKGSEFETLAKNAGETDSFRNPWEGSTFLLRRKVSEKYGLQFFSTIDLKEIEVESLSSLRGLTVISIIGAALIALAIYLLFTARFKPMKTIGKILQDIEIGDLRHNAKMESSDEFARLARGLNATLKQISEVVGSNQAFSEDLASSAEQMSASLNMLSSNAQTQAASAEEISASIEEISAAVQNVDAQAEDQFRKVDFLKLKMAELSSLIEATGRQVGKASKDVTLISEEARSGQASLDSMRNSITKISNSSEEIGSVIEIINNISEQINLLALNAAIEAARAGVYGRGFAVVADEIGKLAEKTAMSIGDIGELIQANEKEIENGRENIETTISLIQRIIQGVSSFNEMTDTIEASTKDQLIINQKVGEEVDKVNQISQAIRLSMEEQKNAIGEVAQAIFSINDLTQGTAAGLEEMTATSNGIANLAETLKRKINFFKIS
- a CDS encoding ferredoxin family protein; this translates as MAYVVTEICVDCKYTSCAAVCPVEAFHEAPDTLYIDPDTCIDCNACQYECPIDAIFPDYDVPEKHKPSIEVNAKEANKFPVIVTTKPPLKGAKCSDSSK
- the ahcY gene encoding adenosylhomocysteinase — its product is MSTATETKTERLPFKVKDISLAEWGREEIILAEKEMPGLMALRKEFGTSKPLKGARICGSLHMTIQTAVLIETLAALGADIRWSSCNIFSTQDHAAAAIAKAGIPVFAWKGESEEEYWWCIEQTLFFDGGKGPNMILDDGHDLTHYIHEKYPQLLADIKGVSEETTTGVIALHKKLKAGTLKIPAINVNDSVTKSKFDNLYGCRESLADGIKRATDVMLAGKVALVCGYGDVGKGSAASLRNFGARVIVTEIDPICALQAVMEGYQVLRVEDAIENADIIVTATGNDDIITLENMKAMKDGAILCNIGHFDTEIQMSRLNSEKGVIKKEIKPQVDKYTFPNGRSIIVLAEGRLVNLGCATGHPSFVMSSSFTNQVLAQIELYTTKYELGVHRLPKHLDEKVAALHLEQLGVRLTKLTQKQADYISVPLEGPYKPDHYRY
- a CDS encoding ArsR/SmtB family transcription factor, which encodes MAIETLPQSRPSGHLLSATKAISDETRIRILHILSFGAFSVNEVVEILGMGQSRISRHLKILTEAGLIGSRREGSLVYSFLPEEEDTELKFPLELTKLLLSYKEDLPSRERDQRMVHQILETRERKSKSFFDGVAESWEKLQEETLHPKLYRSWILQELPLCENILDLGCGPGGLIPFLLNKAKHVTGVDNSSKMIESASSHYGKNPSVSLIQTPMEHLPLATHSCDAVVASMVMHHISHPPTVLEEVARVLKPGGVLCIVDLGKHNAEYMRDNFADLWLGFEPELFESWLSNAGFRVGSMNEIQTESSFKILTIKATKEEGGQYVHSN